A genomic stretch from Persephonella sp. includes:
- a CDS encoding NADH-quinone oxidoreductase subunit I, giving the protein MGIKKVGLNRNVQPQTIAEKIFFLDFMKGLKTTIKHLFRKVITVDFPFELVEPAPRFRGVHGLRNVDGTEKDDFQAWVKKLKIKPPEMGETRCIACKFCQAACPVPEIFIIKAEKLDVPEDHPHHGLKVLSQFDMDLSKCMFCGLCTLACPTVCIIHTDIYDLSSYTRRGWVLNKETLSKIADDFIARRGKEKYDDKSEWPDWQKIWDEADAARAKAWDNNPPKLGPNYADQQ; this is encoded by the coding sequence ATGGGGATCAAAAAAGTTGGATTAAATAGAAACGTTCAGCCTCAAACCATAGCTGAGAAAATATTTTTCCTTGATTTTATGAAGGGGCTGAAAACAACCATAAAACACCTGTTTAGAAAAGTAATTACAGTGGATTTTCCTTTTGAACTGGTTGAACCTGCACCAAGATTTAGAGGTGTTCACGGTCTTAGAAATGTTGACGGAACAGAAAAGGATGATTTCCAGGCATGGGTCAAAAAGCTGAAAATCAAGCCTCCTGAAATGGGAGAAACCAGATGTATTGCATGTAAATTCTGTCAGGCTGCATGTCCTGTTCCTGAAATTTTCATAATCAAAGCAGAAAAACTTGATGTTCCTGAAGACCATCCACATCATGGCCTAAAGGTTCTAAGCCAGTTTGATATGGATTTATCAAAATGTATGTTCTGTGGACTATGCACACTGGCATGCCCAACAGTATGTATCATCCACACAGATATATATGACCTGTCATCTTATACAAGAAGAGGATGGGTATTAAATAAAGAAACCCTTTCAAAAATTGCTGATGATTTTATAGCAAGAAGAGGAAAAGAAAAATACGACGATAAATCAGAGTGGCCAGACTGGCAGAAAATCTGGGATGAAGCTGACGCTGCAAGAGCGAAAGCATGGGATAATAACCCACCAAAACTTGGACCAAACTACGCAGACCAGCAATAA
- a CDS encoding phosphatidylglycerophosphatase A — protein sequence MEKQEVQQQENTQNQTPQEQAPEDFKTMVAFMLATGLFVGKIPIAPGTIGTLVGIFPILIYWTRGGQYQLWNEIFITLAVFLIGIWASTVVVETFKDKDPEYVVIDEIAGYMVSMIGFYPSWQHLLIAFVLFRIFDILKPPPIKMFEKLPSGLGVMADDIIAGIYTWIIMFILVKFFGI from the coding sequence GTGGAAAAACAGGAAGTTCAGCAGCAGGAAAACACACAAAATCAAACTCCTCAGGAACAGGCTCCAGAAGATTTTAAAACTATGGTTGCTTTCATGCTTGCCACAGGGCTGTTTGTTGGTAAAATTCCTATTGCCCCTGGGACTATTGGAACGCTGGTAGGTATATTCCCAATTCTTATTTACTGGACAAGAGGTGGACAGTATCAGCTGTGGAATGAGATTTTTATAACTCTTGCAGTTTTTCTTATTGGTATATGGGCTTCTACAGTTGTTGTTGAAACATTCAAGGACAAAGACCCTGAGTATGTTGTTATTGATGAGATAGCAGGTTATATGGTCTCAATGATAGGTTTTTATCCTTCATGGCAGCATCTTTTAATAGCTTTTGTTCTTTTTAGAATTTTTGATATCCTCAAACCTCCGCCAATCAAAATGTTTGAAAAACTTCCTTCAGGTTTAGGAGTTATGGCCGATGATATTATTGCAGGGATTTATACCTGGATAATTATGTTTATTCTGGTTAAGTTTTTCGGGATATGA
- a CDS encoding SAM-dependent methyltransferase: MKLTGKEELISIIKDRIKSEGKISFRDFMDIALYYPELGYYTSPEEKIGGFGDFFTASELDRAFGELLAKQFVEIYNKLKTDKFQLVELGAGKGYLAYDILNYLKSYHPDIHQKTEYIIIEKSPYHIQTQKKLLSEFENVKWVQDIIDFEDESITGVIFSNELFDAFPVHLIRKIKSKIYEVFITLDENDEVKEVLEEANEDILRYLKELNINLPEGMQTEINLDAVDYIKKIGRKLKKGYVITIDYGYPSAELYKPYRMRGTLLCYYRHRYSENFYENVGMQDITSHVNFSALKYYGHVAGLDFTGFTDQAHFLTNLGLMDIFAQLQEQNDIESYERLNRLKTLVLPKGMGEKFKVLVQHKNVENPQIQGLEMLPYASDRYKL, from the coding sequence ATGAAACTCACAGGAAAAGAAGAGCTTATATCAATAATCAAAGATAGAATAAAATCTGAAGGGAAAATCTCATTTAGGGATTTTATGGATATAGCCCTTTATTATCCGGAACTGGGATATTACACATCACCTGAGGAAAAAATAGGTGGTTTTGGAGACTTTTTTACAGCTTCTGAGCTTGATAGAGCCTTCGGAGAGCTACTTGCAAAACAGTTTGTAGAAATATACAACAAACTCAAAACAGACAAATTCCAGCTTGTTGAACTTGGGGCAGGTAAAGGATATCTGGCCTATGATATTCTGAACTACCTAAAATCCTATCATCCGGATATCCACCAAAAAACCGAATATATAATCATTGAAAAATCTCCATACCACATCCAGACCCAGAAGAAATTACTCTCAGAATTTGAAAATGTAAAATGGGTTCAGGACATAATAGATTTTGAAGATGAAAGTATCACAGGTGTTATTTTTTCCAATGAACTGTTTGATGCCTTTCCTGTTCATCTAATTAGAAAAATAAAAAGTAAAATCTATGAAGTATTTATAACCCTTGATGAAAATGATGAAGTTAAGGAAGTTCTGGAAGAAGCAAACGAAGATATTCTCAGATATCTAAAGGAGTTAAATATTAATCTTCCAGAAGGCATGCAGACAGAAATAAATCTGGATGCTGTAGATTACATCAAAAAAATAGGCAGAAAACTAAAAAAAGGATATGTAATTACCATAGATTATGGATATCCTTCTGCAGAGCTTTATAAACCATACAGGATGAGGGGAACACTCCTATGTTATTACAGGCATAGATACTCTGAAAACTTCTATGAAAATGTAGGAATGCAGGATATAACATCCCACGTTAACTTTTCCGCATTAAAGTATTACGGACATGTTGCAGGCTTAGATTTTACAGGTTTTACCGACCAGGCACACTTTTTAACAAATCTGGGGTTAATGGATATATTCGCACAACTGCAGGAACAAAATGATATAGAATCTTATGAGCGATTAAACAGACTAAAAACCCTTGTTCTTCCAAAAGGAATGGGAGAAAAATTTAAGGTTTTAGTCCAGCATAAAAATGTAGAAAATCCACAAATTCAAGGACTTGAAATGCTCCCTTACGCCAGCGATAGATATAAACTCTGA
- a CDS encoding L,D-transpeptidase family protein, with protein sequence MRYLLAFLLLISLTSAKELLYGNVIYLPPMERAIVVSKSKQKLIVVQLKNGVPEVVDSSIAITGFKFGDKRELGDMKTPEGVYFPKSYKSKSQLPAAYGIGAYPLNYPNALDKYIIHRNGDGIWIHATDKENPLFFSSKGCVILTNKDFAKISDYIRIGKTPVVIQENFVLLDEKKYKQLRKDIDNFLNRWKKTLLDIYKGKTDGIFSVYSPYFKFAGGDIFNLKKQFKKEFYSINNNEPFVHILNKKAFLDRRRNQTYYVIAFKLAYLSGDEIKSVNKVLYLIRDKGQLKIITEENL encoded by the coding sequence ATGAGGTATTTATTAGCATTTTTACTTCTGATATCACTGACTTCAGCTAAAGAGCTTTTATACGGAAACGTTATTTATCTTCCACCTATGGAAAGGGCTATAGTTGTAAGCAAATCAAAACAAAAATTAATTGTAGTTCAATTAAAAAATGGAGTTCCGGAGGTAGTGGATAGTTCTATTGCAATTACAGGCTTTAAATTTGGGGACAAAAGGGAACTTGGAGATATGAAAACTCCTGAGGGTGTTTATTTTCCAAAGTCCTATAAATCAAAAAGTCAACTTCCGGCTGCTTATGGAATAGGTGCTTATCCATTAAATTATCCTAATGCCCTTGATAAATATATTATCCATAGGAATGGGGATGGTATCTGGATACATGCAACAGATAAGGAAAATCCTTTATTCTTCAGCTCAAAGGGATGTGTAATTCTTACAAATAAAGATTTTGCAAAAATATCAGATTATATAAGGATTGGGAAAACTCCTGTTGTTATCCAAGAAAATTTTGTATTGCTTGACGAAAAAAAATACAAACAGCTAAGGAAGGATATAGATAATTTTTTAAATAGATGGAAGAAAACCTTGCTAGATATTTATAAAGGCAAAACAGATGGAATATTTTCCGTTTATTCCCCTTATTTCAAATTTGCAGGTGGGGATATTTTTAACCTGAAGAAACAGTTTAAAAAGGAGTTTTACTCAATAAACAATAATGAACCTTTTGTGCATATACTAAACAAAAAGGCATTTTTAGATAGAAGGAGAAACCAGACTTATTATGTAATTGCCTTTAAGCTTGCTTATCTTTCAGGGGATGAAATAAAGTCAGTAAACAAAGTATTATATTTAATCCGTGATAAAGGACAGCTAAAAATTATTACAGAAGAAAATTTATAG
- a CDS encoding glycosyltransferase, which yields MVLLKTVLKNLVPKDIEIKKITDENISEDIKVAYISKSVTLQQIDRIFQKAKIIGISTQDKNLENYIKQNFNLLLTINTDKENIIVFSKFHKTTNFIKPIISICIPSYNRKEVVLKAVSLWNTQKNISPDIYEIIIVENGSDLLSEEDFKEYKNIKLLKIPEGNIGLARKISVEKASGEFLLLVNDDTYPSEDLLIKHLTYQLLFSKEKIAILGKFLLHPDFIKDKKSQVIVENCLDFSQNCLKDGTIINDIAFFVTNNLSIRKKYVLKAGNFSEELKRGGEDSELGYKFFQKGGIVLFKEDLIAYHYHNYIKNLDKIMFNRGITSAHMISKNEKFYKDFYEKNIQHINLMFKTINTINLKRFEEAFSKKFLHYLYYRYKHQYYRGLLKGFFKYINPVKFRRFFSIYKNPPIISIFVSIDKNNYKNLKVFVKSLLKQTYSNWELIVITKNNIEKIDKLLNKLVPQNKYILINNGSNMSKSDIKGKYVALLKPDNVLMPYYIESITKFYSISDTPIIYGDYIDGQNVKVNPIFENIEDYLKFYSEGNILIPETFVFKRKILLKNNVELSNISQMIPSLFIKYLPEKIDLPLIILSKPIIQDWYEIYSNINHLIFLETEKIKYLLKLLQAILNSNSGIFREKALKAIINDIKNISSDKELIHFLKQIESKLSNV from the coding sequence ATGGTTTTATTAAAAACAGTTTTAAAAAACTTGGTTCCAAAAGATATAGAAATTAAAAAAATAACAGATGAAAATATATCTGAGGATATAAAGGTCGCATATATATCAAAATCTGTTACTTTGCAGCAAATAGACAGAATATTCCAAAAAGCAAAAATTATTGGAATTTCCACACAGGACAAAAATCTTGAAAACTATATCAAGCAAAATTTTAATTTACTTTTGACCATCAACACAGATAAAGAGAATATTATTGTTTTTTCAAAATTCCATAAAACAACTAACTTTATAAAACCAATAATTTCTATATGTATTCCCTCTTATAACAGAAAAGAAGTTGTTTTAAAAGCTGTTTCTCTCTGGAATACTCAAAAAAATATCTCACCTGATATATATGAAATAATAATAGTTGAAAATGGCTCAGATTTATTATCTGAAGAGGACTTTAAAGAATACAAGAATATAAAACTACTTAAAATCCCCGAAGGGAATATAGGACTTGCCAGGAAAATAAGTGTTGAAAAAGCTTCCGGGGAATTTTTACTTCTTGTTAATGATGATACTTACCCCTCCGAAGACTTACTTATAAAGCACCTTACATATCAGCTTCTATTTTCAAAAGAAAAAATAGCCATTTTAGGTAAATTTTTACTTCATCCTGATTTTATAAAAGACAAAAAAAGCCAAGTTATAGTTGAAAACTGTCTTGATTTTTCGCAAAACTGTCTAAAAGATGGAACAATTATAAACGATATAGCTTTTTTCGTAACAAATAACTTATCAATTAGAAAAAAATATGTATTAAAAGCTGGAAATTTTTCAGAAGAACTTAAAAGAGGCGGTGAGGATAGCGAATTAGGTTATAAATTTTTCCAAAAAGGAGGAATAGTTTTATTTAAAGAAGACTTAATTGCATACCATTACCACAATTACATAAAAAACCTTGATAAAATTATGTTTAACAGAGGAATAACATCTGCACATATGATTTCAAAAAATGAAAAATTTTATAAAGATTTTTATGAAAAAAACATACAGCATATAAACCTAATGTTTAAAACCATTAATACAATCAATTTAAAAAGATTTGAGGAAGCCTTTTCTAAAAAATTTCTTCACTATCTATACTATAGATACAAACATCAATACTACAGAGGGTTACTTAAAGGATTTTTTAAGTATATAAACCCTGTTAAATTCCGCAGATTTTTTTCTATATATAAAAATCCCCCGATTATATCTATTTTTGTAAGCATAGATAAAAATAACTACAAAAATTTGAAAGTATTTGTAAAATCCCTATTAAAACAAACTTATTCTAACTGGGAACTAATAGTAATAACAAAAAACAATATAGAAAAAATAGATAAATTACTAAATAAATTAGTTCCACAGAATAAATACATACTAATAAATAATGGCTCAAACATGAGTAAATCTGACATAAAAGGCAAGTATGTGGCACTTTTAAAACCAGATAATGTTTTAATGCCCTATTACATTGAATCAATAACTAAATTTTATTCCATATCAGATACACCCATTATTTATGGTGATTATATTGATGGGCAAAATGTAAAAGTAAATCCAATTTTTGAAAATATAGAAGATTACCTGAAGTTTTATTCAGAAGGAAATATTTTAATACCTGAAACTTTTGTATTTAAGAGAAAAATTTTATTAAAAAATAATGTGGAATTAAGTAATATATCCCAAATGATACCATCACTATTTATCAAATATTTACCGGAGAAAATAGATTTACCTCTTATTATACTTTCTAAACCAATAATTCAAGACTGGTATGAAATTTATTCTAATATAAATCATTTAATATTTTTAGAAACAGAAAAAATAAAATATTTATTGAAACTCTTACAGGCCATCCTTAATAGTAATTCAGGAATTTTCCGTGAAAAAGCTTTAAAAGCAATTATCAATGATATTAAAAACATATCCTCTGACAAAGAACTAATTCATTTTTTAAAACAGATTGAATCAAAACTAAGTAATGTATAA
- a CDS encoding NADH-quinone oxidoreductase subunit D yields MSWISLDKLNKLKEKFDYLQINENDKGFHSVNVPKENLKDFLKFLKSDPEYSFKMFIDWTIIDHGVKADPRFEGVLILFSPEHKERIIVKSWAIDETLPTLTDIWPGAKWAEREAWDMFGIKFEGHENLVRMFMWETYPYHPLRKDFPLRGHEEVELPSLNEKERMDQLEGLQNYSRMHTALPTLEDLEITQKKRMPNKKSQVVLNWGPLHPGTHGTIWFLFDMEGEYVQECDIIIGQLHRGVEKLAENMNVQQIIPYTDRMDYIASMNENHSVCVAAEKLLGIHEKIPEKAKYIRTMLAELSRINSHLLWLGTYALDLGALTMFLYTFREREKIMDIFEGISGARFTINYFRVGGVYADLPYGALDAIEHFIKDFPARLGDYETLLTRNRIWLKRNIDVGIITEKDVYDYGLTGAVARASGVPYDLRIIDKYDAYGEVEFDVPVGEKGDSYDRYLVRIEEMKQSARIVEQCIEKLRKMSKNDPFFYEPEDKKMKITIDGRGTKLFKGEVYAGADNPRGELGVYIYMPKDGIKPHRFRLRSGAFYNLQIFPKLMIGRPIADAITILSTIDPVVGETDR; encoded by the coding sequence ATGTCCTGGATAAGTCTTGATAAATTAAACAAGTTAAAGGAAAAATTTGATTACCTCCAGATAAATGAAAACGACAAAGGTTTTCACTCTGTAAATGTCCCAAAAGAAAATCTAAAAGATTTTTTAAAATTCCTCAAATCTGATCCTGAATATAGCTTCAAAATGTTCATAGATTGGACAATTATAGACCACGGGGTAAAAGCAGACCCAAGATTTGAGGGTGTATTAATCCTATTTTCCCCTGAGCACAAAGAAAGAATAATCGTAAAATCCTGGGCTATAGATGAAACTCTCCCAACATTGACAGATATCTGGCCAGGTGCCAAATGGGCAGAAAGGGAAGCCTGGGATATGTTCGGTATAAAATTTGAAGGCCATGAAAATCTGGTAAGAATGTTTATGTGGGAAACTTACCCATATCACCCCCTTAGAAAAGATTTCCCATTAAGGGGACATGAAGAGGTTGAACTACCATCTCTTAACGAAAAAGAGAGAATGGACCAGCTTGAAGGCCTCCAAAACTACTCCAGAATGCATACAGCCCTGCCGACACTTGAAGACCTTGAAATAACCCAGAAAAAAAGAATGCCAAACAAAAAATCCCAGGTTGTTTTAAACTGGGGTCCTCTCCATCCAGGGACACACGGAACAATCTGGTTTTTATTCGATATGGAAGGTGAGTATGTTCAGGAGTGCGACATCATCATCGGGCAGCTCCACAGAGGTGTTGAAAAACTGGCAGAAAATATGAATGTTCAACAGATAATTCCTTATACAGACAGAATGGACTATATCGCCTCAATGAATGAAAACCATTCTGTATGTGTTGCAGCAGAAAAACTCCTCGGTATCCACGAGAAGATTCCTGAAAAAGCAAAATATATCAGAACTATGCTTGCCGAGCTTTCCAGAATAAACTCACACCTTCTCTGGCTTGGAACTTATGCCCTTGACCTGGGTGCCCTGACAATGTTCCTCTATACATTCAGGGAAAGGGAAAAAATAATGGATATATTTGAGGGTATCTCAGGTGCAAGGTTTACTATAAACTACTTTAGGGTAGGCGGTGTTTACGCAGACCTACCTTACGGTGCTTTAGACGCTATTGAGCATTTTATAAAAGATTTCCCAGCCAGATTAGGTGATTATGAAACACTTCTCACAAGAAATAGAATATGGCTCAAAAGAAATATAGACGTCGGAATCATTACAGAAAAAGATGTTTATGATTACGGTCTTACAGGTGCAGTGGCAAGAGCTTCCGGTGTTCCTTATGATCTTAGAATTATAGACAAATATGATGCTTACGGTGAAGTTGAGTTTGATGTGCCTGTTGGAGAAAAAGGAGATTCTTACGACAGATATCTGGTCAGAATTGAGGAAATGAAACAGTCTGCAAGGATTGTTGAACAGTGTATTGAAAAACTGAGAAAGATGTCAAAGAATGACCCATTCTTCTATGAACCGGAAGATAAAAAGATGAAAATAACAATAGATGGTAGAGGAACAAAACTGTTCAAAGGTGAAGTTTACGCAGGAGCAGATAATCCAAGGGGTGAACTTGGGGTATATATATACATGCCCAAAGATGGTATAAAACCACACAGATTTAGACTTAGATCCGGTGCTTTTTATAACCTGCAGATATTCCCAAAACTTATGATAGGAAGACCTATTGCAGATGCTATAACAATCCTTTCAACAATTGACCCGGTTGTTGGGGAAACAGACAGATAG
- the purM gene encoding phosphoribosylformylglycinamidine cyclo-ligase, with translation MLSYKDAGVDIEKADKFVQQIKGFVKETFNKNVITPIGGFAGAYLLEIAKYKEPVITSSTDGVGTKLKIAQILDKHDTIGIDLVAMCVNDLVTTTSKPLFFLDYFATGKLKPEVAVDVVKGIAEGCKQAECALIGGETAEMPGMYDEGEYDLAGFAVGVVEREKMLDGSKTEEGDILIGIASSGVHSNGYSLVRKLIEMKGYSYDMYIKEFGKKLGEELLTPTKIYVKTVLSLAEKVDIHAIAHITGGGIPGNLIRVINDGLKAVVQKGSWEILPVFKWIQKEGNVPEEEMFRTFNMGIGLILVVPAKEKDKTVEILEELGEKFFVIGELAKGEKSVDIV, from the coding sequence ATGCTCAGTTATAAGGATGCAGGGGTTGATATAGAAAAGGCAGATAAATTTGTCCAGCAGATAAAAGGATTTGTAAAAGAAACATTTAACAAAAATGTTATTACCCCAATAGGTGGATTTGCAGGGGCATATCTGCTGGAAATCGCAAAATATAAAGAACCTGTGATAACCTCTTCAACAGATGGTGTCGGAACAAAGCTGAAAATAGCCCAGATACTTGATAAACACGATACAATCGGTATAGACCTTGTTGCAATGTGTGTTAATGACCTTGTAACTACCACTTCAAAACCTTTATTTTTCCTTGATTATTTTGCCACAGGTAAGTTAAAGCCAGAAGTTGCCGTTGATGTTGTGAAAGGAATAGCAGAGGGTTGCAAACAGGCAGAATGTGCACTGATAGGTGGAGAAACTGCCGAAATGCCAGGGATGTATGATGAAGGAGAATATGACCTTGCAGGATTTGCTGTTGGTGTTGTTGAAAGGGAAAAAATGCTTGATGGTTCAAAAACAGAAGAAGGGGATATCCTGATTGGCATTGCTTCTTCAGGAGTTCACAGTAACGGATATTCCCTTGTCCGAAAACTGATAGAAATGAAAGGCTATTCTTACGATATGTATATAAAAGAGTTTGGTAAAAAACTTGGTGAAGAACTTTTAACACCGACAAAGATATATGTAAAAACTGTTCTGTCCCTTGCCGAAAAAGTTGATATACATGCTATAGCTCATATTACAGGAGGCGGAATTCCAGGTAATCTAATAAGGGTTATAAATGATGGTCTAAAAGCTGTTGTCCAGAAGGGAAGCTGGGAAATATTACCTGTGTTTAAATGGATACAAAAAGAAGGAAATGTTCCTGAAGAAGAGATGTTCAGGACATTTAATATGGGCATAGGCTTAATACTTGTGGTTCCAGCAAAGGAAAAGGATAAAACAGTAGAAATATTGGAGGAACTGGGAGAAAAGTTCTTTGTGATAGGGGAGCTGGCGAAGGGTGAAAAATCCGTTGATATAGTGTAA